A single genomic interval of Catalinimonas alkaloidigena harbors:
- a CDS encoding endonuclease/exonuclease/phosphatase family protein, translating into MSLLSLLFDVNVWWIKALDFPRVQFLLVGLLCLLMFGVLNQRWSFWAAFLTVGLISSIGLQLYFIIPYTSLVQKTVKTFNTQDINKSNKVKLLVANVYMHNRQATSFLDIVKQTEPDMVLVMETNQWWIKALQPLRKKYAYYHEYPADNTYGMGLYSNFPLLDLETKFLQHSDVPSFHTKVQLPSGNTFLFHGVHPVPPVLSKHPDNKGEQEIALIKVGRMVAQNNIPSIVAGDFNDVAWSNTSRLFQTTGELNDIRVGRGLYNSFDANSPMLRWPLDHVYVTERFELKHLERLGKFGSDHFPIYAELVLTSGK; encoded by the coding sequence ATGTCACTGCTATCATTACTCTTTGATGTAAACGTATGGTGGATCAAAGCACTTGATTTTCCTCGGGTACAGTTTTTATTGGTGGGGTTGTTATGCCTGCTCATGTTTGGCGTACTTAATCAACGCTGGTCATTTTGGGCAGCTTTTCTAACAGTGGGTCTCATCTCTTCTATCGGATTGCAGCTATATTTTATCATACCATACACTTCACTTGTTCAAAAAACAGTAAAAACCTTTAACACTCAGGACATTAACAAAAGTAATAAAGTGAAGCTTTTGGTTGCTAATGTATACATGCATAATAGACAGGCGACATCATTTTTGGATATTGTAAAGCAAACAGAACCTGATATGGTCTTGGTCATGGAAACCAACCAATGGTGGATCAAGGCCCTTCAGCCGCTCCGTAAAAAGTATGCCTATTATCATGAATACCCAGCTGACAATACGTATGGGATGGGGCTTTATTCTAATTTTCCTCTCCTAGACCTAGAGACTAAGTTTTTGCAGCATAGTGATGTGCCTTCCTTTCATACCAAAGTGCAATTACCCAGCGGAAATACCTTTCTCTTCCACGGTGTACATCCTGTTCCCCCAGTGCTTAGCAAACATCCTGATAATAAAGGTGAGCAGGAGATTGCGTTGATTAAAGTAGGCCGAATGGTTGCTCAAAACAATATACCATCCATCGTGGCAGGTGACTTTAATGATGTAGCCTGGTCAAATACTTCCCGGCTTTTCCAGACGACAGGTGAGTTAAACGATATTCGAGTGGGCCGAGGTTTGTACAACTCATTTGATGCCAATTCCCCCATGCTCCGTTGGCCCTTAGATCACGTGTATGTGACTGAGCGCTTTGAGCTAAAGCATTTAGAACGATTAGGAAAATTTGGCTCTGACCATTTCCCGATCTACGCTGAACTGGTGCTGACCTCAGGGAAGTGA
- a CDS encoding BspA family leucine-rich repeat surface protein, translated as MNSIMRLFLLYCIFFTQVAWAQRPFISTWNISSDLQITIPTKGEGYNYIVDWGDGKVDIGVTGNISHIYDSTRIYTVSITGDFPHIYFNNEGDKDKILTVEQWGDIQWKSMESAFSGCSNLTIPATDRPDLSNVTNMSSMFYYAESFNQDISSWDVSSVTNMSKTFYRAVKFNQKINSWDVRNVTDMSYMFLFARDFNQAISDWNVSNVTKMYSMFHYAESFNQYIGNWNVSNVTDMRYMFYYAKSFNQYIGNWDVSNVTSMDHMFSHATRFNQDIGNWDVSNVTSMGSMFTYASFFNQHLDNWDVSNVTFMGNMFNNATSFNGQISSWDVSKVTYMKSMFFHANVFNQNINNWDVSNVINMNVMFSYARGYNQDLSSWDVSNVTNMSGMFSNAISFNQDIGSWDVSSVTDMGGMFSNAVSFNQDIGNWDVSKLTNMSHIFYKASAFNQNLSGWNVSNITDMSYMFQYASSFNQDLSSWDVSNVINMSRMFQYASAFDQDLSSWNIQKVGIMSYMFSSSGLSPTNYDKILIGWADQNVQAFVSLGVSSSYCHGAEARNKLTRKFGWLITDQGIDCSTATNFLSFELSIQTREAAINETNHFISLEVPFGTNIKSLRPSFALHEGASSYPANGDEVDFSSPVTYTITAKDGITQEEWIVDVSVAEPIPLNVDTDFLIFELKTQTKEATIDTINHIINIEVAYGTDVSELTPIFTLSEGATAIPSKNSTLDFTDPVTFVVTAEDEFTTQNWNVIVSIAPNNKTDFLIFELKTQTKEATIDTINHIINIEVAYGTDVSELTPIFTLSEGATAIPSKNSTLDFTDPVTFVVTAEDEFTTQNWTVLLSEVPSPNLFITTWEIRNTWNNDVTIPTIGEGYNYTIDWGDGNKDTDVTGEITHIYTEPGIYTVSISGDFPRIYFNNSGDKFKIITVEQWGNIQWKSMERAFWGCSNLKIPAPDAPDLSEVTSMKYMFQSAERFNQDISHWDVSNVTDMSYMFHTATSFNQNIGQWDVSNVTNMSSMFRYASSFNQDISHWNVSNVLDMRYMFCFTESFNQDIGNWNVSGVTDMELMFYNAASFNQDIGNWDVSKVKNMKWMFYYASEFNQNLGNWDIRNVKTMSSMFSYTSLSRSNYDNVLLSWAAKEVQKSVYLGASASYCQGTEARKVLVNNYGWNITDRGNYCSPENNLITFQLYQQIGYSQIDSINHTINIEVSYNSDVTALQPIISTSEGASILPSENKVDFTSPVIYTITSEDGSNSQDWLVIVTKEANDATDFLSFELSAQTKEPVIDTVNHTIEVEVAYGTNITTLAPVFTLSEGAKAKSVSDYSIDFSAPVVYTVTAEDDSTSQVWVVTVSVADKPDVLSTDTDFISFVINEQIVTAVIDTVNHTINVEVTNGTDITALTPIFTLSKGATTSTISGSELNFTNPVAFIITAEDRATVQSWIITVSIVNQDKEEEEILSGATNFLSFELKKQSKETFIDTLEHTIDIEVYHGTDVTTLTPSFTLSEGATAVPANNLTIDFSTPVTYTVTAEDDSTNQAWIVTVSVVEEVNKEERSTATSFLTFELSKQTREAIIDTLNHTINVEVAYGTDITALTPSFTLSKGATAVPISDATIDFSTPVTYTVTAEDDSTMQDWVVSVLLVEEVLGIEELQFEWEVYPNPTNQQLFVKTTTPVDVQITDLNGNILSNKKSGRYLVFDISNLKDGLYFLIIKDGPNIVTKKVLKTN; from the coding sequence ATGAATAGCATTATGCGGCTATTTCTTTTGTACTGCATCTTTTTCACACAAGTTGCTTGGGCACAAAGACCTTTTATTAGTACTTGGAATATTTCTTCGGACCTGCAAATTACTATTCCTACTAAAGGTGAAGGATACAACTATATTGTAGATTGGGGCGATGGTAAAGTAGACATTGGTGTGACGGGTAATATCTCTCATATTTATGACAGCACTAGGATTTATACGGTGTCTATAACAGGGGATTTTCCACATATTTATTTTAATAATGAGGGAGATAAAGACAAAATTTTAACGGTAGAACAATGGGGAGATATCCAGTGGAAAAGCATGGAAAGTGCCTTTAGTGGCTGTTCCAATCTAACAATACCTGCTACTGACAGGCCTGACTTGAGCAATGTGACAAACATGAGTTCCATGTTTTACTATGCTGAAAGCTTCAATCAAGACATTAGTAGTTGGGACGTTAGCAGTGTGACAAACATGAGTAAAACGTTTTATCGTGCTGTAAAATTCAACCAGAAAATTAATAGTTGGGATGTTCGGAATGTTACCGATATGAGCTATATGTTTCTCTTTGCTAGAGATTTTAACCAAGCTATTAGTGACTGGAATGTCAGCAATGTTACTAAAATGTACTCTATGTTTCATTATGCAGAATCCTTCAACCAGTACATTGGCAATTGGAATGTCAGCAATGTTACCGATATGAGATATATGTTTTACTATGCTAAATCTTTTAATCAGTACATTGGCAATTGGGATGTGAGCAACGTTACAAGTATGGATCATATGTTTTCACATGCTACTCGCTTCAATCAAGATATTGGCAATTGGGATGTGAGTAACGTTACAAGTATGGGATCTATGTTTACCTATGCAAGCTTCTTTAATCAACACCTTGACAATTGGGATGTAAGCAACGTTACTTTCATGGGTAATATGTTTAATAATGCTACATCATTTAATGGGCAGATAAGTAGTTGGGATGTGAGCAAAGTTACTTATATGAAATCCATGTTTTTCCATGCCAATGTCTTCAATCAGAATATCAATAATTGGGATGTTAGCAATGTCATTAATATGAATGTAATGTTTAGTTACGCTAGAGGTTATAATCAAGATCTTAGTAGCTGGGATGTGAGTAATGTAACTAATATGAGCGGTATGTTTTCCAATGCAATTTCCTTTAATCAAGATATTGGGAGCTGGGATGTGAGTAGTGTAACTGATATGGGCGGTATGTTTTCCAATGCAGTTTCCTTTAATCAAGATATTGGCAATTGGGATGTTAGTAAGCTTACAAACATGAGCCATATTTTTTATAAAGCTTCAGCTTTCAACCAAAACCTTAGTGGATGGAATGTGAGTAACATTACTGACATGAGCTATATGTTTCAATATGCTTCTTCATTTAACCAGGATCTAAGTAGTTGGGATGTGAGCAATGTCATCAATATGAGTAGAATGTTTCAATATGCTTCGGCCTTTGACCAAGACTTGAGTAGTTGGAATATCCAGAAAGTAGGTATAATGAGTTATATGTTTTCTAGTTCTGGATTATCTCCAACTAACTATGATAAAATTTTAATAGGATGGGCGGACCAAAATGTACAAGCCTTTGTTTCTCTCGGTGTTTCCTCTTCTTACTGTCACGGGGCTGAAGCAAGAAATAAATTAACCCGCAAATTTGGATGGTTAATTACAGATCAAGGAATAGATTGTAGTACTGCTACAAATTTCCTTTCATTTGAATTAAGTATTCAAACAAGAGAAGCAGCTATCAATGAAACAAATCATTTTATTTCACTTGAAGTGCCCTTTGGTACAAATATAAAAAGTCTTCGCCCTAGCTTTGCACTTCATGAAGGAGCTTCTTCTTATCCAGCAAATGGTGATGAGGTGGACTTTTCTTCTCCTGTCACTTATACAATAACTGCTAAAGACGGAATTACTCAAGAAGAGTGGATAGTAGATGTTTCAGTTGCTGAGCCAATTCCCTTAAATGTTGATACTGACTTTCTTATTTTTGAATTAAAAACTCAAACAAAGGAAGCTACAATTGATACAATAAATCATATTATTAATATTGAGGTAGCTTATGGAACAGATGTATCTGAATTAACCCCAATTTTCACTCTCTCAGAAGGAGCAACAGCAATCCCTAGTAAGAACTCTACTTTAGACTTTACCGATCCAGTCACTTTTGTAGTTACAGCTGAAGACGAATTTACTACTCAAAACTGGAATGTAATAGTTTCTATTGCTCCTAACAATAAAACTGACTTTCTTATTTTTGAATTAAAAACTCAAACAAAGGAAGCTACAATTGATACAATAAATCATATTATTAATATTGAGGTAGCTTATGGAACAGATGTATCTGAATTAACCCCAATTTTCACTCTCTCAGAAGGAGCAACAGCAATTCCTAGTAAGAACTCTACTTTAGACTTTACCGATCCAGTCACTTTTGTAGTTACAGCTGAAGACGAATTTACTACTCAAAACTGGACAGTTCTTTTGTCAGAGGTCCCATCTCCAAATTTATTTATTACCACTTGGGAAATTAGAAATACTTGGAATAATGATGTAACCATTCCTACTATTGGAGAGGGATATAATTATACTATTGATTGGGGAGATGGCAACAAAGATACAGATGTTACTGGAGAAATTACCCATATCTATACTGAGCCAGGAATCTATACAGTCTCGATCTCTGGAGATTTTCCTAGAATTTATTTTAATAATAGTGGCGATAAATTTAAAATTATCACGGTAGAACAATGGGGTAATATCCAATGGAAAAGCATGGAAAGAGCTTTTTGGGGCTGTTCTAACTTGAAGATTCCTGCACCTGATGCTCCAGATTTAAGCGAAGTTACTAGTATGAAATATATGTTTCAATCGGCAGAAAGATTCAATCAGGACATTAGCCATTGGGATGTGAGCAATGTGACTGATATGAGCTATATGTTTCATACTGCAACCAGTTTTAATCAAAACATTGGCCAATGGGATGTGAGCAATGTTACTAACATGAGTTCTATGTTTCGATATGCATCTTCATTTAACCAGGATATTAGCCATTGGAATGTCAGCAATGTTTTGGATATGAGATATATGTTTTGCTTTACTGAATCATTCAATCAAGATATTGGTAACTGGAATGTTAGTGGAGTAACAGACATGGAATTAATGTTTTACAATGCAGCAAGCTTTAATCAAGATATTGGTAACTGGGATGTCAGTAAGGTTAAGAATATGAAATGGATGTTCTACTATGCTTCAGAATTTAATCAGAACCTTGGTAATTGGGATATTAGAAATGTTAAAACGATGAGTTCTATGTTTTCATACACTTCTTTATCTCGTTCTAATTATGATAATGTTTTATTGAGTTGGGCGGCCAAAGAAGTACAAAAGAGTGTGTATTTGGGAGCTTCTGCTTCTTACTGCCAAGGTACTGAAGCAAGAAAGGTTTTAGTCAATAACTACGGATGGAACATAACTGATAGAGGGAATTATTGTAGTCCAGAAAATAATCTAATTACATTTCAACTATACCAACAAATTGGTTATTCACAAATTGATTCTATTAACCATACTATTAATATTGAAGTTAGTTATAATTCTGATGTAACTGCTCTTCAACCAATAATTTCAACTTCTGAAGGTGCTAGTATTTTACCAAGTGAAAATAAAGTTGACTTTACAAGTCCTGTCATCTACACTATAACTTCTGAAGATGGAAGCAACAGTCAGGATTGGCTTGTAATTGTTACAAAAGAAGCTAATGATGCTACTGATTTTCTTTCTTTTGAATTGAGCGCTCAGACTAAGGAACCAGTCATTGATACAGTCAATCATACAATTGAAGTGGAAGTAGCTTACGGTACTAACATAACTACTTTAGCCCCTGTTTTTACTCTGTCTGAGGGTGCGAAAGCTAAATCGGTTAGTGACTATTCTATAGATTTCTCAGCTCCTGTAGTTTATACTGTAACGGCTGAAGATGATTCCACCTCCCAAGTCTGGGTTGTGACTGTTTCTGTTGCTGATAAGCCTGATGTACTAAGTACTGATACAGACTTTATTTCATTTGTGATAAATGAGCAAATTGTAACAGCAGTCATTGATACAGTCAATCATACAATCAATGTAGAAGTAACTAACGGTACAGATATTACAGCTTTAACACCCATTTTTACCCTATCAAAAGGAGCAACTACTTCTACTATAAGTGGTTCCGAGTTGAATTTTACCAATCCTGTCGCTTTTATAATTACAGCAGAAGATAGGGCTACCGTTCAAAGCTGGATAATCACCGTTTCTATTGTTAATCAAGATAAAGAAGAGGAAGAAATTTTAAGTGGTGCTACAAATTTTCTTTCTTTTGAATTAAAGAAGCAGAGCAAAGAAACATTTATAGATACGTTAGAACACACTATAGACATAGAAGTGTATCATGGTACCGATGTAACTACTTTAACTCCCTCTTTCACCCTCTCTGAAGGTGCAACAGCTGTACCAGCTAATAACTTAACGATAGACTTCTCAACTCCAGTTACTTACACTGTAACCGCTGAAGATGACTCTACCAATCAAGCATGGATCGTAACTGTTTCTGTAGTTGAAGAAGTTAATAAAGAAGAGCGAAGTACTGCTACAAGCTTCCTTACTTTTGAATTGAGTAAACAGACTAGAGAAGCAATAATAGATACCCTAAATCATACCATTAATGTGGAAGTAGCTTACGGTACAGATATCACTGCTTTGACTCCTTCTTTCACTCTCTCTAAGGGAGCCACTGCTGTACCGATAAGTGATGCTACAATAGACTTTTCAACTCCAGTTACTTACACTGTAACCGCTGAAGATGACTCTACTATGCAAGATTGGGTGGTTTCAGTCTTGTTAGTGGAAGAAGTATTAGGTATAGAGGAGCTTCAATTTGAATGGGAAGTTTATCCTAACCCTACAAACCAGCAATTATTTGTCAAAACTACTACACCTGTGGATGTACAAATAACTGATTTAAATGGGAATATCCTTTCCAATAAGAAATCAGGAAGGTATCTAGTTTTTGATATTAGTAATTTAAAAGATGGGCTTTATTTTCTTATCATTAAAGATGGACCTAACATAGTGACTAAGAAAGTACTAAAAACAAACTAA